The following nucleotide sequence is from Fusobacterium varium.
CTGTAAGAATTTTAGATAACACTATTGATCTGACTAAAACTCCAATAAAGGAATCTGATAAGCATAACAGGAATTATAGAGCTATTGGAGTTGGAACAATGGGATTGGCTGATTATTTAGCTAGAGAGTATATGATCTATGAAGATTCAATTTTAGAGATAGATGAACTTTTTGAAGAGATAGCACTTTACTCTTTGAAATCTTCAGCACTATTAGCTAAAGAGAGAGGAAGTTATCCTATGTTTAAAGGCTCACAATGGGATAGAGGAGTATTTTTCCAAAAAGATGAGAAGTGGTATTTAGAAAACTCTAAATATTCTCAAAAGTGGAAAGAGGTATTTGAACTTGTAAGGGAAAATGGTATTAGAAATGGAGAGCTTACAGCAGTAGCTCCAAATACTTCAACATCTCTTTTAATGGGATCAACAGCCTCAGTTAATCCAACTTTTTCAAGATTCTATATAGAAAAAAATCAAAAGGGAGCAGTTCCAAGAGTAGTAAAATACTTAAAAGACAGATCTTGGTTCTATCCTGAATTTAAAAATGTAGATCCTCAAACTTATGTAAAAATAATGGGAAGAATAGGAAAATGGACAACTCAAGGAGTATCTATGGAGCTTATTTTTGATCTTAATAAAAATATAAGAGCAAAGGATATTTATGATACTCTTATGACAGCATGGAAAGAGGGTTGTAAATCAGTTTATTATATAAGAACTATTCAAAAAAGTACAAATATAATGAATGAAAAAGAGGAGTGTGAAAGTTGTAGTGGATAGAAAAAAACTTTTTAATCCATTGGGAGATGACTCATTGATACAGAGAAAAATTATAAAGGGTGATACTACAAATTTATTTAATTTGAACAATGTAAAGTATCAATGGGGAAATCAATTATACAGGACTATGATGGGAAATTTTTGGATACCTGAGAAAATAGACCTAACACAAGATAAAAACGATTATAGCAACCTTACAGAGGCTGAGAAAGGGGCTTATGATGGGATTCTATCATTTTTAATTTTTTTAGATAGTATCCAAACAAATAATATCCCAAATATTTCAGATTATATTACAGCTCCAGAGGTAAATTTAGTGCTATCTATTCAAACTTTCCAAGAGGCTATACACTCTCAATCTTATCAATATATAATAGAGTCTATTTTACCAAAAGAGACAAGAAACTCTATCTATGATAAGTGGAGAGAAGATAAGGTACTTTTTGAGAGAAATAGTTATATAGCAGAGATATATCAAAAGTTTTTAGAAACTCCAAATGATGAGAATTTTGCTAGAGTAATAATAGCAGATTATCTATTAGAGGCTATCTATTTTTATAATGGATTTAATTTTTTCTATCTTCTAGCTAGTAGAAATAGAATGATGGGAACTTCAGATATTATAAGGCTTATCAATAGAGATGAGCTATCCCATGTAGTTTTATTTCAAAATATGTTGAGGGAGATAAGAAATGAAAATCCTAACTTTTTTGATGAAGAGATGATATATGAGATGTTTAAAAAGGCTGTGGAGCAAGAGATCAATTGGACAAATCATATAATAGGAGATAGAGTTTTAGGAGTTACAAAAGAGAGTACAGAGGCTTATACAAAGTGGTTGGCTAATGAAAGATTGAGATCAATTGGATTAAAACCTTTATATGATGGATTTGATAGAAATCCATATAAACATCTGTCAAAATTTGCTGATACAGAGGGCGAGGGAAATGTAAAGGCAAATTTCTTTGAAGGAACAGTAACAAGTTATAACATGAGTTCATCAGTTGAAGGATGGGATGAATTCTAAAATTGACAGATATAAATTAATGTGTTAACATAGAAATATAGAAAATAAAATATTTTAATGCGTCACTGGACGAACGAATTTTTTAAAGTTCATTATTATCTCTTTAGGTCTTGTAGGGATAATAGTGGACTTTTTTTACAATTTTTTATAAGGGGGAAAAAATATGAGCGAAAAACATTTTTGTAGTTGTACAGATCATAAGTGTCCAATGAATCCAGTAAATCACGATAAAGGGTGTGATTTATGTGTTCAGAAATGTTTAAAATTAAATGAGATTCCATCTTGTTTCTTTAAAAAAATATCATTGGATAGACCAGAAAATGAGGATTATACATTTAAGGGATTTGCAGCTTTTGTAGAAAAATATTTAAAAGAGAAATAAAATAAAAAATGTACCTTAATCTTAAAAGTAAGATTTAAGGTACATTTTATTTTAAATATTATTTTTTTAAAGATTTATAAAGATAAAGAGTAAAAATAGTTTTAAA
It contains:
- a CDS encoding ribonucleotide-diphosphate reductase subunit beta codes for the protein MDRKKLFNPLGDDSLIQRKIIKGDTTNLFNLNNVKYQWGNQLYRTMMGNFWIPEKIDLTQDKNDYSNLTEAEKGAYDGILSFLIFLDSIQTNNIPNISDYITAPEVNLVLSIQTFQEAIHSQSYQYIIESILPKETRNSIYDKWREDKVLFERNSYIAEIYQKFLETPNDENFARVIIADYLLEAIYFYNGFNFFYLLASRNRMMGTSDIIRLINRDELSHVVLFQNMLREIRNENPNFFDEEMIYEMFKKAVEQEINWTNHIIGDRVLGVTKESTEAYTKWLANERLRSIGLKPLYDGFDRNPYKHLSKFADTEGEGNVKANFFEGTVTSYNMSSSVEGWDEF